The DNA region TCACCGCCCCGGCATGGAAGCAGCGCAAGCGGGTGCTGGCGCGGCCGGGCATGACGGCGGCGAAGTTCCGCCAGATTTTGGCGCTGCAGACGCCCGACTCGCAAAAGCGGCGACGGGCGGACCATATCATCCACACCGGCACGACCTTTACCGCCACGCGTGCGCAGGTGCGCCGTCTGGTCGCTTGCCTTGGCGCGCAGACAGGTGGATAAGGGTTGGCCCATAGAGTCGATATGAAGAGGGCGATGCGCGAGATTATTTTCGATACCGAAACGACAGGGTTCGACCCGGCATCCGGTGACAGGATGGTCGAGATCGGCTGCATCGAGTTGATCAACCGCGTGCCCAGCGGCCGCACTTTCCACGCTTATTATAATCCCCAGCGCGACATGCCCGCCGCGGCCGAAGCGGTGCATGGCCTGTCGAGCCATTTCCTGTTGGACAAGCCGCTGTTCCACAGCGGAGTCGCCGACCTGCTCGCCTTTTTGGAGGACAGCCCGCTGGTCGCGCATAATGCGCGGTTCGATTTCGGATTCCTCAACCATGAATTGAAACTGTGCGGCCATCCCGACGTGTCGCTCGATCGGATGATCGATACCGTCGCGATCGCCCGCACCCTGCATCCCGGCGCCAAGCACAGCCTGGACGCACTGTGCACCCGATACGGCATCGACCGCAGCCATCGCATCAAGCATGGCGCGCTGCTGGACGCCGAATTGCTGGCGCAACTCTATATCGAACTGACCGGCGGCCGTCAGATCGGCCTGGGTCTGGCACAGGAGGCGGACAAAGAGATCGTCGGGGTGGAACTGACGGCGAGCGCCGTGGTTCGCCCCTTGCGACCTGCGCGTATCTTCACACCCAGCGCGCAGGAGCTGGAGCGACATGCAGCGTTTATCGCGACGCTGACCAAGCCGCTCTGGCTGGAGGAGGCATAGACCCTATCGGATCCATGCCTCCAGACAACCGGGCCGTCTTCCTGGCGATCCGGCAAGAATAAGGAGAAGACATATGGACATTCGCATTTCCGGGCATCAGGTCGAAACGGGTGAAGCGCTCAAGAGCCACGTCACCGACCGTTTGGAGGCGATGGCTGAGAAATATTTCTCCCGCACGATTTCCGCCCAGGTGACTTTTCGCAAAGCGCCGCATGGCGCCTTCCACTGCGACATCGTCTGCCATGTGATGACCGGCCTGATCCTGAAGGGGTCGGGCGAGGCGCAGGACGCGCATCCCGCCTTCGACCAGACGTCCGATCGTATCGAAAAGCAGTTGCGCCGCTATATGCGCCGTCTGAAGGACCGCAGCGGTCAGGCCGCCGCCGCTGAAGCGCAGCGGGCCAATGGCTAT from Sphingobium sp. HWE2-09 includes:
- the dnaQ gene encoding DNA polymerase III subunit epsilon, with protein sequence MREIIFDTETTGFDPASGDRMVEIGCIELINRVPSGRTFHAYYNPQRDMPAAAEAVHGLSSHFLLDKPLFHSGVADLLAFLEDSPLVAHNARFDFGFLNHELKLCGHPDVSLDRMIDTVAIARTLHPGAKHSLDALCTRYGIDRSHRIKHGALLDAELLAQLYIELTGGRQIGLGLAQEADKEIVGVELTASAVVRPLRPARIFTPSAQELERHAAFIATLTKPLWLEEA
- the hpf gene encoding ribosome hibernation-promoting factor, HPF/YfiA family, with amino-acid sequence MDIRISGHQVETGEALKSHVTDRLEAMAEKYFSRTISAQVTFRKAPHGAFHCDIVCHVMTGLILKGSGEAQDAHPAFDQTSDRIEKQLRRYMRRLKDRSGQAAAAEAQRANGYSIDDIDGAGYTIFAGGGEGEEEAEDAPLIVAETRVDIPEASVSDAVMMLDLRNTNALLFMNAGTSAYNMVYRRHDGTIGWVEPRA